The following are encoded in a window of Rubellicoccus peritrichatus genomic DNA:
- a CDS encoding WecB/TagA/CpsF family glycosyltransferase has protein sequence MSFQNDNSHNEPAEPPIVVLLGLPFHDLTLKEALEECNRALKGNSPEYFATANVDFTAQAYKDNDLRRILFYAHRIVCDGMPLVWASRILGRPLRERVAGSDLVPRLFEQCARNQHKIYFFGSDEKTLAECKECLEERYVGIQIVGYESPPMGNVEEWNNEEIARRIRSCEADLLLVALGCPKQERWIYAHHNETGAQLSIGIGASLDFITGKQVRAPEWMQKIGMEWFWRMASNPKRLAGRYFNDLIFLTFAVFRQKLSLLRRKTRPDASKPHPTPPPDFDLIEWPSDVERANVNSAPFPGSITKAILLDLSAIEFIDSSGLGRIAALGRLCRDSNQNLVLLNPSTAAKSALASVRMDSLFPIAMSKSEAAELLAKNNSATAITQKEKNHIRLRFEGTLEAATYDQMMDELLLAIQKGGTNVIIDLSKVDFIDSRAIGGLIKIKRELAHQKRELFIDNAKESVRETLRLLRIDKLLPEYPSSVEP, from the coding sequence ATGAGTTTTCAGAATGATAATTCACATAATGAACCAGCTGAGCCCCCCATAGTTGTCCTGCTCGGATTGCCCTTCCATGACCTCACACTGAAAGAAGCACTTGAGGAATGTAATCGTGCTTTGAAAGGGAATTCACCGGAGTACTTCGCAACTGCAAATGTGGATTTCACCGCACAAGCATATAAGGACAACGACCTCCGGCGTATTCTCTTTTATGCCCATCGAATTGTATGTGATGGCATGCCCCTTGTCTGGGCTTCGCGCATCCTCGGGCGCCCACTGCGCGAACGAGTTGCTGGCTCTGATCTTGTACCTCGCCTGTTCGAACAGTGCGCCCGAAACCAACACAAGATATACTTTTTTGGCAGTGATGAAAAGACACTGGCCGAATGCAAAGAGTGTCTTGAAGAAAGGTATGTGGGCATTCAGATAGTTGGTTACGAATCACCTCCCATGGGTAATGTCGAAGAATGGAATAACGAAGAGATTGCTCGACGTATACGCTCATGTGAGGCCGACCTTCTTCTCGTAGCCCTTGGTTGTCCGAAGCAGGAGCGCTGGATATATGCCCATCATAACGAAACCGGAGCCCAATTGAGTATCGGTATCGGAGCGAGCTTGGACTTCATAACTGGCAAGCAAGTACGTGCTCCAGAATGGATGCAAAAAATTGGAATGGAATGGTTCTGGCGGATGGCCAGTAATCCAAAACGTCTTGCGGGCCGTTACTTCAACGACCTTATTTTCTTAACCTTTGCAGTCTTTCGACAAAAATTAAGTCTACTAAGACGAAAAACCAGACCGGATGCCTCTAAGCCCCATCCCACTCCACCTCCTGATTTTGACCTTATTGAATGGCCTTCTGACGTTGAACGCGCGAACGTAAATAGTGCACCATTCCCAGGTAGCATTACGAAGGCCATTTTATTGGATTTAAGTGCCATTGAGTTTATTGATAGTTCCGGTCTGGGCCGCATAGCAGCACTGGGTCGGCTGTGCCGTGACTCAAATCAAAATCTGGTGTTGCTCAATCCATCCACTGCCGCCAAATCAGCATTGGCATCCGTTCGAATGGATTCCTTGTTTCCAATCGCAATGTCGAAAAGTGAAGCGGCAGAGTTGCTGGCAAAAAACAATTCTGCAACTGCTATAACACAAAAAGAGAAGAACCACATACGCTTACGTTTTGAAGGAACATTAGAAGCCGCAACATACGATCAGATGATGGACGAGCTTCTCCTAGCAATCCAAAAAGGAGGCACAAATGTCATCATCGACCTATCGAAAGTTGATTTCATAGACAGCAGGGCAATTGGCGGTTTGATTAAAATCAAACGCGAGCTAGCACATCAGAAGCGAGAGTTATTTATCGATAATGCAAAAGAATCTGTTCGTGAAACACTGAGACTTCTGCGCATCGATAAACTCTTGCCTGAGTATCCCTCATCAGTCGAACCATGA